The DNA sequence ATCGGAGGACTTTCCGTTGGTGAAAGCCACGATGAGATGTACCGTATTCTGGACTTATTGAATCCGATTTTGCCGCAGGAAAAGCCGAGATATCTGATGGGAGTCGGTTTCCCCACCAACCTGGTGGAGGGAGTTGCGAGAGGGGTGGATATGTTCGACTGCGTCTTGCCCACCAGAAACGGTCGTAACGGCACGCTCCTGACATCCAGAGGCAAGTTCAACATCAAACACAGTCGCTTCAAGGAGGACTGGGGACCGATCGATCCGGATTGCGACTGTTACGCCTGTCGAGAGTTCTCCAGGGCCTACATCAGACATCTCTACAGGTCCGGTGAGATGCTCGGAGCCAGGCTGTGCAGCTGGCATAACCTCAGGTATCTGATATCTCTCATGAAGGGAGCCAGAGAGGCCATACTGGAAGGCCGTTTTCCTCACTTTCGGGACCGTTTTCACGAGCTTTTCTCCACAGGTAAGGCTCTATGAGCTCGCCGATAAAGGTCGATCGCTGGAACCCCGATAAGGAGGTCATCGATAGGGCAGTCTCCATCCTCAAGTCGGGAGGGTTGGTTGGGTTTCCCACCGAGACGGTCTACGGACTGGGGGCCGACGGACTTGACGGAAAGGCTGTCTCTGGCATCTTCGAGGCAAAGGGCCGTCCGTCGGACAACCCTTTGATATTGCACGTCGGAGATCCGGAGTCGGTGAGAAAAATAGCAAGGGTGGACGATCGAGCTGATATGATCATGAAAAACCTCTGGCCCGGTCCTCTTACACTGGTATTGCCCGCCTTGCCCATCGTGCCTCCAGAGGTTACCGCCGGTTTGGACACGGTGGGAGTCCGGATGCCCTCTCATCCCGTGGCGCTGGCCCTTCTCCAGGCCTGCCCATTTCCCGTCGCCGCTCCCAGTGCCAACACCAGCGGGAGACCCAGTCCTACGGACGCGGCGACGGTGGCTCGAGACCTTGAAGACAGGGTTGATCTGATCATAGACGGGGGATCCACCGAGGTTGGATTGGAGTCAACCGTATTGGACGTAACTGGAAAAGTTCCCGTTTTACTCAGGCCCGGGGGGCTTCCGGTGGAGGTCCTGGCGGATCTTTTGGGCGAGATAGCTCTGCCCGTCGGGGAGCTGGAACTTAAGAGATCTCCCGGTACTAGATATCGTCATTACGCTCCGTCGGTTCCGCTTCTATTATGGAAACCTGAGGAAAACGACCGCCCTGATTTTGGCGGAATATGCCGTTATATAGGTATGGTCGAGCCGGTTTTCCCGGTGGATAAATCGATAATCTTCGATTCCGTCGATAGCTACGGAAGAGGTCTTTTTTCCGCCCTGAGAGAGTTGGAACGAAATTGGGATGGAACTATAGTGGCCCAGTGGCCCGATTCTGACGGAATAGGACTGGCTCTAAGGGACAGACTTTCCAGAGCTTCCGGCGATCGTTGAGGTTCCTGACCTCGAAAAAACAATAAAGTACTTGCAAATCGGAGGATCGACTGATAGAATACATCTCGTTCCGAAGATACGCCCGGGTGGCGGAATTGGTAGACGCGCTAGATTCAGGTTCTAGTGGGCATTTGCCTGTAGGAGTTCGAGTCTCCTCCCGGGCACCATCCAATAGAGGTGCTATGCACGATTGGATCGCCAAGTGTGTATCAGGTCGTATTGTGTCGTTGACATAATGCGACCTTTTTGTTATTTTTATTGTTCGTCAGCATGGAGAGTTTACCCTCACTTTTAGAGACACAGGGAGGTCGTCAGCCTAATGGCCGAATTCGTACCCGTGGGCAAAAAGCGCAGCCGCCTCACCTTTGGGCGTGTTCGAGATCTAGTAGAGATCCCGGACATGGTCGAGGTGCAGCGAGATTCCTACCGAAGCTTCTTTCAGGAGGATGTCGATCCCGACAAAAGGGACAGCGTAGGACTTCAGGAACTTCTCGACGAGATTTTCCCGATTGAAAGTTACGACGGCTCCTTTGCCCTGGAGTTCGTCCGATACTATCTGGACAGGCCAGCCACTACACAGGAAGAGTCCCAGCAGAAGGATTGCACCTGGCATCGTCCCGTCCGAGCCACCATAAGACTCGTAAACAGAAAGAACCTGGAGATCAAGGAAGAGGAGATCTTTCTGGGCGACTTTCCGATGATGACAGAGAGGGGAACCTTCATCATCAACGGAACCGAAAGAGTCGTCGTCAACCAGCTTGCCCGCTCCGCGGGAATCTACTTCAAAGTAGACTATTCCGCCCCGGTGGCGGAGACCTTCACCGCCAAGATAATCCCCGACAGAGGAGCCTGGCTGGAGTTCGCCATGGGAAGCGGAGATGCCCTCCACGTCAACATAGACAACCGCAAGAAACTTCCTGGAACCCTTCTTCTCAAGGCCTTTGGAGTCTCGTCCAACGAGGAGATGCTTCGTCTTTTCGGAGGGGAGATAGAGGAGGTCGATATATCGGAGGAGCTTCTGATAGGCAGGCTTCTCGGTGAGACTGTCCTGGACGAGGGCGGAAACGTCGTGGTCCGCAAAGAGGAACGCATAGGGAAGGAAGAGCTCGAACGACTTTGGGACCTCGGACGAACGAGGGTGAAGGTCTGGAACGTCAACCCCGTTTTCGCCGCTACGTTGGAGAAGGATTTTACCAACAACAGAGACGAGGCTATGTTGGAGATATTCCGCAGACTTCGTCCTAATGATCCGGCCAGAATCGAGAACGCCAGAGAGTATATAGACAGCCTGTTCTTCGATTCCCGTCGTTACACTCTGGGCCGTGTCGGTCGCTACAAACTCAATAGACGGCTGAAGCTGGATCTGCCCGACAGGGAGTATCTGCTCACGATAGACGACCTGGTAAGGATCGTCAAGGGAATAATCGTCCTCAGAGACACGGAAGAGCAGAGGGATGTGGTTTCTTTCCCCGATGTCACCGAGGAGTTCCCCGACGATATCGACCACCTCGGCAATAGAAGAGTCCGTTCCGTGGGAGAGCTTCTCCAGAATCAGGTCAGAATAGGCCTTCTGCGAATGGAGAGAATAGCCAAGGAGCGTATGACTACCGTGGCGGATCTCACCAAGGCAATGGCCAGAGACCTCATAAACGTCAGGCCCATATCGGCCGCACTCAGGGAGTTTTTCGGTTCGGGACAGCTGTCTCAGTACATGGACCAGAACAATCCTTTGTCCGAACTGACCCACAGGCGGAGACTTTCCGCACTGGGGCCGGGTGGTCTTAGCAGAGAGAGAGCCGGCTTCGAGGCGAGAGACGTCCATTACACTCACTATGGCCGTATCTGCCCCATCGAGACCCCCGAGGGCCCCAATATCGGGTTGGTGACGTCTCTTTCGACCTACTCCAAGGTCAACCAATACGGTTTCTTAGTAACCCCCCGTCGTCCCGTGGTAGAGGGTGTCGTGTCTTTGAATCCCGAGGATGTAGTATACCTTGCGGCGGACGAGGAGGACAACGCCTTCGTAGGAAGGGCTAATACCCCCTACGACGAGAGTACCGGCCGTCTTTCCGAGGAATACTGCTACGCCCGTTACAGAGGACGTATAGTGGAGGTTCCCCAGGAGAAGATCGACTTTCTGGACATATCTCCTAAACAGATAGTCTCGGCTTCGACGGCCCTGATCCCTTTCCTGGAGCATGACGATGCCAATAGAGCCTTGATGGGATCGAACATGCAGCGTCAGGCCGTCCCGCTTCTGCTTCCGGAGGCCCCTAGGGTAGGCACCGGCATGGAGGGCAGGATAGCAAAGGATTCCGGTTCCTGCGTGGTGGCTCCGGAGGACGGTGTGGTCACCTACGTAGACGCCGACAGAATAGAGATAAGAAGCGACCTGGGGGTATATCGTTCCATGTCCCTCCAGAAGTTCAAGAGATCCAACCAGGGCACCATCATCCATCAGAGGCCTATAGTTTCGAAAGGCGATGTCGTCTCCAAAGGAGAGATAATGGCCGATGGGCAGTCGGTGGATCAGGCAGAGCTGGCCCTTGGGCGTAACGTCCTCATAGCCTTTATCCCCTGGGAGGGATACAACTACGAGGACGCTATCCTCCTCAGCGAGAGATTGGTAAAGGAGGATTTCTTCACCTCCATACATATAGAGGAATACGAGATGGACGCCAGGGACACCAAGCTCGGGCCGGAGGAGATAACGAGGGATATTCCGAACGTCGGAGAGGACGCTCTTAAAGATCTCGATGAGTTCGGGGTGGTACGTGTCGGAGCCGAGGTCAATGCAGGGGATATCCTGGTAGGAAAGGTAACCCCCAAGGGAGAGTCTGATCAGTCTCCGGAGGAGAAGTTGCTCAGGGCCATCTTCGGCGAAAAAGCCAGAGAGGTCAGGGACACGTCTCTCCACGTTCCCCATGGAGCCAGAGGAAAGGTCGTCGCGGTCAAGAAGCTGAACAAGGACGAGAACAGTGATTCCCTCAGTCCCGGGGTCAACGAGGTCGTCAAGGTCTACGTGGCTCAGCTCAGAAAGATCACAGTCGGAGACAAGATGTCCGGTCGTCACGGCAACAAGGGAGTCGTCTCCAGGGTCCTCCCCGTAGAGGATATGCCCTATCTTCCGGACGGCACCCCTGTCGATGTCTGTCTCAACCCCCTCGGGGTTCCAAGTCGAATGAACCTCGGACAGGTTCTCGAGACCATACTGGCCACCGTGGCAGTAGCCAACGACTGGCACGTCGCTACGCCGGTTTTCGAAGGAGCACAGGAAGACGAGATCTACGATCTGCTCGATAAACTCAGTCAGGAGAATCCCGACTATTCCACCTTGACCAGGGGCGGCACCATGCAGCTCATAGACGGCAGAACCGGAGAACCAATGGAATACAAGACCACCGTCGGGTATATGTACATGCTCAAACTCAACCACTTGGTGGACGATAAACTGCACGCCCGATCCATAGGACCTTACAGTCTCATAACCCAGCAGCCTCTGGGCGGTAAGGCTCAGTTTGGCGGGCAGCGCTTCGGAGAGATGGAGGTCTGGGCTCTTCAGGGTTACGGAGCTGCTCATGTTCTTCAGGAGATGTTGACGGTAAAATCCGACGATATTCACGGTCGACTCAAGACCTACGAGAAAATCGTAAAAGGTCAGAATCTGACCAGGCCGGGAGTCCCCGAGAGCTTCAAGGTTCTTGTAAAAGAGCTCGAGGGACTGGGCTTGGGGGTCGATATAGAATACAACGACGGCACCATCGGTCCTCTTCTTCCCGACGAGGACGATGAACAGAGCAACGCCGCTCCCGTCCCTCCAAAGGCGGAGGCCGTTCCGGCCGTAGCTCCGGAGGAGGCATCTGCTCCCACGCCGAAGGAGATGGAGGAGATGATCTTCGGCAACGAGGACGCCAGCGCTAAAGAGAGTAAAATCTCTTATGCGGAGTCTAACGAAGCTCTCTCGGATAGTCCCAAACCCGAGGAGGAGAGAAAGACCTCTAACGAAGAGTCTAACGAAGCTCTCTCGGATAGTTCCACAGTCGAGAACGATGATGTGAAAGGAGCTGACCGCTAACGATGACCCGCCGCGAGATCGTCGGAGTCAGGGTACGTCTTGCCAGTCCTGGAGAGATAAGGGGACTTTCCACCGGAGAGGTCAAGAAACCCGAGACCATCAACTACCGGACCTTGAGGCCCGAGAAAGACGGCCTTTTCTGCGAGCGTATCTTCGGGCCCACTAAAAGCTTTGAATGCGCCTGCGGCAAGTACAAGAAAAGCGGTCCGAAATTCAAGGGCGTGATATGCGATCGATGCGGCGTGGAGGTAACGGATAACCGCGTTCGTAGAGAGAGAATGGGTCACATCGAGCTGGCCGCCCCTGTCGTTCACATATGGTATCTCCGGGGTATCCCCAGCAGACTCAGTCTGTTGCTTGGGACCGCCACGAAGATGCTGGAAAAGGTGGTCTACTTCGCTCCCATAAGAAAGAGGGAACCGGCCTTCAAGGTAGTCATAGAGGGCAAGAGGTCCGATCTCGCTAAAAGAGGAGACATCGTCTCTGAAAGCGAGGTCAGGCTTCACTGCCATTACGACTCGAAGTTCAAGGCCGAGGAGGCCTATAGGGTCGTATCTGTCGACGATGTTCCCATCTCGGAGGGTGACATCGTGTCGTCCTCTCAGATAAGTCGCTACAAGGCGGACTACGGTGACGAATCCTTTTCTGCCGAACCTGCCTTTGTCGTGAAAGACCGCGGAGAGGGAGTCGAGATCGAGCTTGACTCTATCCTATCCGGAGATGAATATCGGTCATTGAAAGAAGAAGGGCTGGATGTAACGGTAGAGAGGGCCATGTCGGGGAACCAGGAGGGATTTGTCGTCACGTCGGTTGCCAAGCTTCCATTCGCCAAGGGAGACGTTATATCTACCAGCGAGTTCAATCTCTTTCAGGAACGTTATCCGGAACGCTTTACCGCTCAGCTCGAGACTGTTGTAGTTGAGGATCCCTGTTTCCTGGTGATAAACGGCAGCGAGTCTCCCTTTGACGACGGTGACGTGATACTGGACAGAGAACAGTATCTCTGTAGCCACTACGATAAAAAGTTTCGTGCCGGCATAGGTGCGGAAGGCGTTAGGGAGATGCTCGACACCCTGGACATGGACCACTTGGCCCAGCAACTCAGGGAAGAACTGTCCGAGACTTCCGGCCAGAAACGTCGGAAGTTGGTCAAGAGACTCCAGGTCGTAGAGGATTTTCGCAAGGGCGATTGCAACCCTCAGTCCATGGTGCTCGAGGTCCTGCCGGTCATTCCTCCGGACCTTCGTCCTATGGTGCAGCTCGATGGAGGTCGTTTCGCTACCTCAGACCTTAACGACCTGTACCGAAGGGTTATAAACAGAAACAACCGACTGAGAAAGCTTCAGGAGCTCAGGGCTCCGGAGATAATAGTCAGGAACGAAAAGAGGATGCTCCAGGAGTCGGTCGACGCACTGATCGACAACGGTCGAATGGGCAAGGCGGTGCTGGGGGCCGGCAATCGTCCCCTGAAGAGTCTCTCCGACCTGTTGAGAGGCAAAAAGGGGCGCTTCCGTCAGAACCTGCTCGGTAAGCGAGTGGACTATTCCGGTCGTTCGGTCATAACGATAGGCCCCAATTTAAAGATATACCAGTGTGGTCTTCCCAAGCAGATGGCTCTAGAGCTGTTCAAGCCCTTCGTAATACAGAAACTGGTGGACCTAGGCATAGCTCCGAACGTCAAGAGCGGCAAGAGAATGATCGAAAGAGGCAAGGAGGAAATCTGGGCCATTCTGGAGGAGATCATAAAAGATCACCCTGTGATGTTGAACAGAGCTCCCACGCTTCACAGACTGGGCATCCAGGCTTTCGAGCCTGTTTTGATGGAGGGTAAGGCCATACGGCTTCACCCCCTGGTCTGTACCGCTTTCAACGCCGACTTCGACGGAGACCAGATGGCAGTACACGTACCTCTCTCCGTGGAAGCTCAGGCGGAGGCCAGGATGCTCATGCTCTCCGCAAACAACATACTTTCCCCCGCTAGCGGGAAGCCCATAGTGGCTCCCTCGCAGGACATAATATTGGGGATATACTATCTGACCAATCTCAGAGAGGGTATGACCGGAGAGGGCAAATACTTCGACAGCTTTGACGACGTCTTAACCGCTCTGGATCACGGAATTGTGCACGTGAACGCCAGAATTCGCATGAGATGGAACCACGAATGGGGAAACTGGAAAGAGAAGGTCGATCAATGGGGAGTCTCCTTCCTGGATGAAAGCGGAAAATGGTTCGAGACCTCGCCGGGAAGGGTCCTTTTCAACAGCTATCTCCCTAAAAAACTTCGATTCCTCGACGGTCAGCTGGGAAAGAAGGACCTTAGCAAACTGTTGGATCTCGGGTACAACCAGGTCTCCCGTCAGGAAATGGTCGAGATGTTGGATGCCATAAAGGGTCTCGGCTATCACTGGGCTACCTTGAGCGGTATAAGTTTCTGCGTTACCGACGTAGTAATACCCAAGGAGAAAGAGGACGTGGTCTCCAGTTCTCTGGTAGAGGACGACGAGATAAGAAACCAGTACGATATGGGAGTCCTCTCGGAGGACGAATACCTTCTTCAAAAGGAGACCCTGTGGTCCAAGGCGGCCGCTGACGTAGGAAACGCCATACTGAACCACATGGGACACGATAACCCGGTCAGGATGATGGTCGACTCCGGAGCCAGGGGAAGTAGAGGCCAGCTCGCTCAGATGGCCGGAATTCGAGGCCTTATGGCCGATCCGACCGGACGAATAATAGACTACCCCATCACCACCAACTTCCGTGAGGGGATGAACATGTTGGAGTACTTCATCTCCACTCATGGAGCCAGAAAGGGGTTAGCCGATACAGCCCTTCGTACGGCCAAGTCGGGGTATCTGACCCGTCGTCTCGTCGATGTCTCTCAGGACGTCATAATAACCGAAGACGACTGCGGAACGGACAAAGGTGTCAAAATAGAGCCTTTGGAGAGCGACGGCAAAACGGTCATCCCTATCAGCGAGAGGATAGCCGGTAGAACGTCCCTGAACGATGTTGCCGATCCGGAGACCGGTGACCTGATAGTAGGGGCTGGCGAGATCATAACTCCGGATCTTGCTTCCCGTATAGACTCCTGCGGATTCAAGGAGATCTGGGTAAGAAGCCCCATGACCTGCACAACCAGACACGGTATATGTCAGAAGTGCTACGGTGTCGACCTAGCGACCCGTTCCGTCGTCGACATCGGAGAGGCTGTAGGTGTCGTGGCCGCCCAATCCATCGGTGAGCCAGGAACCCAGCTTACCATGAGGACCTTCCATACCGGAGGAGTCAGGATTACCGGTGAGGACATCACTCAGGGTCTTCCAAGGATAGAGCAGCTTTTCGAGGCCCGTCGTCCCAAAAAAGTCTCCGTCCTTGCCGGTGTTGACGGCAAGGTGATCGAAATTCGGGAGATGGAGGGCAAGCGTAAGGTAATAATAACCTCCGAGGAGCCTGGGAACGAACAGAAGATCACTCACACCATCCCTTCGTCGCAAAACCTTCTGGTCGAAGAGGGCGAACCTGTCTATCGTTCAACCAAGCTGACCGAGGGATATATCGATCCTCAGCAGCTTCTTGAGGTTCTTGGGCAGGAAGAGGTCCAGAAATACCTGGTTGACAGTATTCAGGAGGTCTACCGTTCTCAGGGCGTCTCCATCAACAACAAACACATAGAGGTGATCCTCAGGAAAGTCGCTCCTGTGAACAGATTGAGGGTCGTCGATGAAGGAGACACAGCCTTCGTGGCAGGTGATCTGGTATGGGCCGGTGACGTGGAGGCCGAGGAAAAGGTCATACTGGAGGAAAACGAGAACAACATACATGAGGCTGTAAAAATATTCTCCGGTAAGATTTTTCAGGGAATAGCCGGGGCCGTCAAAACGGATTTGAGCAAGAAAAAAACCCAGCCCATGGACGAAGAGCTCATAAGGTCCATCCTGACCCCTGGAGCACCTGTGACGGAGATAGACGTGACCGATGAGATTGGACCTCTTAAAATCATCGCGGGAGAGGCCTCTTTCAGAAAAGAACTCAAAGGATTCGAGCTTATAGATCCCTTCGAGGCCAGAGACGGGAAAGTCGTCGAATCGGGGCAGCCTCTTACCCTTGGTCAGTTGTCGGTGATAACCTCTCAAGAGCCCCGGCCCTTGAGAGTCAGGGACGTGGAGGTAATAGAGAAGCTGATTGATTCGGCCTATCTTGCGGAGGACGTCGTGGTGGACGGTCAGGCCGTCGCCTTCAAGGACCACATGGTCACGGAGGAAGTAGCTGCGTTGCTAAGGATAAACGACGTCCCCTTCGTAAAGGCATGGAAGGGAATCGAGAGAATCAGCGTCTCCGATGCAATGCAGGAAAGGCTCCTGGCCAGGATATGGGGTAAACCTCTGAAACAGGCCATAGATTCCCAGGGTAATGCACTCTCCTCAAAACCTCAGCTTGTGGACGGCAGCGTAGTTCGAGGGATAATAGACGGAGATCTTGCGGCTATCTCTATAGGTGAGGATATAATAACGAGGGAGAACATCCTCAAGGAGGTCATAGCCGATACCTGTTATGGAAAGGTTCTGCTGGACAGGGTAGAGGTTGACGGCAGGGTTGCGGCCGACTCCGGTCAGGAAATAAATAAATCGCTTTTGGACGAGCTGGTCGCAGCTAATCCGGAGGAATTGGTCATAAGGCCTATTCACTGTAATAATGAAACCAGGAACATAGTCTCCAGAGTTACCTTTGTTCGTAAGCTCAGACAGAATCCCGAATGTCGGAAGTTTATCCACGGAATAACAAAGGCCGCTCTGGCCACTGACAGCTTCCTTAGTGCCGCGTCCTTCCAGCAGACCGCTCAGGTACTTGCGGGGGCTGCGGTCCGTTGTCAGGTCGATAACCTCGTAGGCTTGAAGGAGAACGTGATAATCGGTCATCTCATCCCGGCCGGAACGGGAGTGGAGGATTTTCGTAAGATCGCGGTCAAGGAAAAAGAATCCTAAAAACGAGTAATCTTTCCAAATAAAGCTCGACCTGGTGCTATGTTTCTTGACATAGCACCAGGTCGTTGTTATCATTACTCGGTGCCTATGCTCAGGAGGTTTTATGATGAACGTAGCGGAGTTGACCGAGGGCAGGCGATTCGTAGGTTTCAAGCAGGTCCGTCGCGAAGTTTTGAGGGGCAACGTCCGTAAAGTCTTCGTCGCTGCCGATGCCGACCTTTCGATGATTCAGGAGATAACCCATATATGTTCCGAGCGGGGTGTTCCGATGGAAACGGTCGATTCTATGGCGTCTCTGGGCAGGGCTTGCGTCATAGATAGAGGCGCAGCTACAGCGGCTTTGCAGCGGGACGACCGCTGTTAAGAAAGCATATAAGAATATCTGGAAGGAGGTAACGTAGTGCCAACAATCAACCAGTTAGTCCGGAAAGGTCGGAGTGAGAAGGTCAAGAAGTCCGACTCCCCGGCGTTGCAGAATTGTCCGGCGCGAAGAGGGGTTTGCACGCGAGTATATACGATCACTCCCAAAAAGCCCAACTCGGCTTTGAGAAAGGTCGCCCGTGTGCGTCTGACCAACGGTATCGAGGTGACCTCATATATACCGGGAGTCGGTCATAATCTGCAGGAGCACTCTGTCGTCCTGGTCAGGGGTGGTCGAGTCAAGGACCTTCCCGGTGTGCGCTATCACATCGTACGCGGTACCCTTGATTGCGGCGGTGTCGAAGGTCGTCGTCGGAGCCGTTCCAAATACGGTGCCCGTCGTCCTAAGTCCTAAAGGGTATAAGGAGGTAGTGCCATGCCGCGTAAAGGGCATGTGAGAAAGAGAGATTCGTTGCTGGATACCAGGTTCGGAAATCTCGCTGTCACTAAGTTCATCAATAAGGTCATGCTCGACGGTAAGAAAAGTACCGCCGAGAAGATAGTCTACGAAGCTCTCGATAAAGCCGCCGAAAAATTGGGCGTGGAGCCTATCGAGGTCTTCAATAAGGCCATGGAGAACGTCAAGCCTCTCGTCGAGGTCCGTTCCCGCAGGGTCGGTGGTGCGACCTATCAGGTCCCAGTGGAGGTTGCGCCCGCAAGGGCTCAGGCTCTCGCTATCCGTTGGATAATCTCCTACTCTAGGGGCAAGAAAGGCATGCCCATGAACGAGAGGCTTTCCAGGGAGTTTGTCGATGCCTATAAGGGCGAGGGTAGCTCCATCAAGAAGAGGGAAGATACTCACAAGATGGCAGAGGCCAATAGGGCCTTCGCTCACTACCGTTGGTAGAACTTGACGATATGTTCGTCAGTCGACGTTACGTGTCCTAGGTGATAATTATGGCTGGAATGGATCTACATAAGATAAGAAATATAGGAATAGCTGCGCATATAGACGCAGGCAAGACGACCACCACCGAGCGTATCCTGTTCTACACCGGGCGGAACTACAAGATCGGTGAGGTTCACGAGGGCGCGGCCACCATGGACTGGATGGAGCAGGAACGTGAAAGAGGAATAACCATCACTTCCGCTGCTACCACATGTCAGTGGAAGGGCCATAATATCAATATAATTGATACACCCGGGCACGTGGACTTTACTGTCGAGGTCGAACGTTCCATGAGGGTTCTCGACGGAGCCGTATCGGTCTTCTGTGCCGTGGGCGGGGTTGAGCCTCAGTCCGAAACCGTGTGGCGTCAGGCCGATAAGTACCATGTCCCTCGCATAGCCTTCGTCAACAAGATGGACCGGGTAGGGGCCAATTTCCTCACCGTGGTCGATCAGCTCAAGGAAAGGCTGGGAGCCACCGCAGTCCCCCTTCAGCTTCCGATAGGATCCGAGGAGGATTTTCAAGGAGTCGTCGATCTCATAGAGATGAAAGCGATACTCTTTTCCGACGTGATGGGCGCCGAGCCCACCATAGAGGAGATTCCGGCGGACATGATGGAAGAGGCAAAGCTCTACAGGGACTCCATGATAGAGGCCCTGTCCGATTTTGACGAGGAGATAATGGCCCTTTTCCTTGAAGGAGAGGAAGTCTCCAGCGATATGATCAAATCGGCCATCAGGAAGAGCACCATCTCTCTCGACATCGTCCCGGCGATGTGTGGGACGGCCTTTAAGAACAAAGGGGTTCAGCCCCTTCTGGATGCCGTCGTGGCGTATCTTCCCAGTCCCATGGACCTTCCCGCTATAGTGGGAGTGGATCCCGACGACGGATCGGAGTTGGAGAGGCACGCCAACGAGGACGAGCCAGTATCTGCCCTGGCTTTCAAGATAGCTGTGGACCC is a window from the Dethiosulfovibrio russensis genome containing:
- a CDS encoding L-threonylcarbamoyladenylate synthase, whose product is MSSPIKVDRWNPDKEVIDRAVSILKSGGLVGFPTETVYGLGADGLDGKAVSGIFEAKGRPSDNPLILHVGDPESVRKIARVDDRADMIMKNLWPGPLTLVLPALPIVPPEVTAGLDTVGVRMPSHPVALALLQACPFPVAAPSANTSGRPSPTDAATVARDLEDRVDLIIDGGSTEVGLESTVLDVTGKVPVLLRPGGLPVEVLADLLGEIALPVGELELKRSPGTRYRHYAPSVPLLLWKPEENDRPDFGGICRYIGMVEPVFPVDKSIIFDSVDSYGRGLFSALRELERNWDGTIVAQWPDSDGIGLALRDRLSRASGDR
- the rpoB gene encoding DNA-directed RNA polymerase subunit beta; protein product: MAEFVPVGKKRSRLTFGRVRDLVEIPDMVEVQRDSYRSFFQEDVDPDKRDSVGLQELLDEIFPIESYDGSFALEFVRYYLDRPATTQEESQQKDCTWHRPVRATIRLVNRKNLEIKEEEIFLGDFPMMTERGTFIINGTERVVVNQLARSAGIYFKVDYSAPVAETFTAKIIPDRGAWLEFAMGSGDALHVNIDNRKKLPGTLLLKAFGVSSNEEMLRLFGGEIEEVDISEELLIGRLLGETVLDEGGNVVVRKEERIGKEELERLWDLGRTRVKVWNVNPVFAATLEKDFTNNRDEAMLEIFRRLRPNDPARIENAREYIDSLFFDSRRYTLGRVGRYKLNRRLKLDLPDREYLLTIDDLVRIVKGIIVLRDTEEQRDVVSFPDVTEEFPDDIDHLGNRRVRSVGELLQNQVRIGLLRMERIAKERMTTVADLTKAMARDLINVRPISAALREFFGSGQLSQYMDQNNPLSELTHRRRLSALGPGGLSRERAGFEARDVHYTHYGRICPIETPEGPNIGLVTSLSTYSKVNQYGFLVTPRRPVVEGVVSLNPEDVVYLAADEEDNAFVGRANTPYDESTGRLSEEYCYARYRGRIVEVPQEKIDFLDISPKQIVSASTALIPFLEHDDANRALMGSNMQRQAVPLLLPEAPRVGTGMEGRIAKDSGSCVVAPEDGVVTYVDADRIEIRSDLGVYRSMSLQKFKRSNQGTIIHQRPIVSKGDVVSKGEIMADGQSVDQAELALGRNVLIAFIPWEGYNYEDAILLSERLVKEDFFTSIHIEEYEMDARDTKLGPEEITRDIPNVGEDALKDLDEFGVVRVGAEVNAGDILVGKVTPKGESDQSPEEKLLRAIFGEKAREVRDTSLHVPHGARGKVVAVKKLNKDENSDSLSPGVNEVVKVYVAQLRKITVGDKMSGRHGNKGVVSRVLPVEDMPYLPDGTPVDVCLNPLGVPSRMNLGQVLETILATVAVANDWHVATPVFEGAQEDEIYDLLDKLSQENPDYSTLTRGGTMQLIDGRTGEPMEYKTTVGYMYMLKLNHLVDDKLHARSIGPYSLITQQPLGGKAQFGGQRFGEMEVWALQGYGAAHVLQEMLTVKSDDIHGRLKTYEKIVKGQNLTRPGVPESFKVLVKELEGLGLGVDIEYNDGTIGPLLPDEDDEQSNAAPVPPKAEAVPAVAPEEASAPTPKEMEEMIFGNEDASAKESKISYAESNEALSDSPKPEEERKTSNEESNEALSDSSTVENDDVKGADR